In one window of Methanoculleus chikugoensis DNA:
- a CDS encoding sugar phosphate isomerase/epimerase family protein translates to MFGVSTYCLHHEPLSLALERLAPITDCVEVMDDGLHYLESAEPLESYSYRYFIHAPSRGVNIASLLDPIRRASVEVLTQSFAVAAEVGADVVIHPGYYAWSAEREQAVERFRQSLSELTLAAADLSVTFFVENMGNWEYFFLRSCDDLPLIDGIGIGLALDVGHANLNGCLDCFLAHPAAHFHLHDNDGTEDTHSPVGDGKIDFSAVMKAVRRSGAIPIVEVETFEGVTASISALAAIDAAGRSE, encoded by the coding sequence ATGTTCGGCGTCTCCACCTACTGTCTTCACCACGAGCCGCTCTCCCTCGCGCTTGAGCGTCTCGCTCCCATCACCGATTGCGTGGAGGTGATGGACGACGGCCTGCACTACCTGGAGAGTGCGGAGCCGCTCGAAAGTTACTCGTACCGGTACTTCATCCACGCACCGTCCCGGGGGGTCAATATCGCAAGCCTCCTCGACCCGATCCGGCGGGCGAGCGTCGAGGTTCTGACGCAGTCCTTCGCCGTCGCCGCCGAGGTCGGTGCGGACGTGGTCATCCACCCGGGCTACTATGCGTGGAGCGCGGAGCGGGAGCAGGCGGTGGAGCGGTTCCGGCAGTCGCTCTCCGAACTGACTCTCGCGGCCGCCGACCTCTCGGTCACGTTCTTCGTCGAGAACATGGGGAACTGGGAGTACTTCTTCCTGCGCTCCTGCGACGACCTGCCGCTCATCGACGGGATCGGGATCGGGCTCGCGCTCGACGTCGGCCACGCGAACCTGAACGGGTGCCTGGACTGTTTCCTCGCCCACCCGGCGGCGCACTTCCACCTGCACGACAACGACGGCACCGAAGATACGCATTCACCGGTCGGGGACGGGAAGATCGACTTTTCGGCCGTGATGAAGGCTGTGCGGAGGAGCGGCGCCATCCCCATCGTCGAGGTGGAGACCTTCGAAGGGGTGACCGCCAGTATATCCGCGCTCGCGGCGATCGACGCCGCCGGACGGAGTGAATAG
- a CDS encoding GNAT family N-acetyltransferase, producing the protein MTVRIPFDNLSFSVLTEDIDVSSFRCGEPDLTEFLIEDALENQAARLSVTRLVSYEGQIVGFFTLTNDCIIRKGISDDDGEEWYPYPHYPALKIARLATHQEFEGRGVGRAMLLKTVAIAMRLSQYVGCRMITVDSKPKSEGFYLKYGFQRALMKKKKDTIPLYRDFYRSYQEAERRMSPPLSVFDGGGRREP; encoded by the coding sequence GTGACCGTAAGAATACCCTTCGACAATCTCTCTTTTTCTGTTCTCACCGAAGACATCGACGTTTCATCGTTCCGGTGCGGAGAGCCGGATCTGACGGAGTTCCTGATCGAAGACGCGCTTGAAAATCAGGCCGCCCGGCTGTCGGTCACACGGCTCGTGTCGTATGAAGGGCAGATTGTCGGTTTTTTCACACTCACCAACGACTGTATCATCAGGAAAGGGATCAGTGACGACGACGGTGAAGAATGGTATCCCTATCCGCACTATCCGGCGCTGAAGATCGCACGACTGGCAACGCACCAGGAGTTCGAAGGCCGGGGTGTCGGGCGGGCCATGTTGTTGAAGACGGTGGCCATCGCCATGCGGCTCTCGCAGTATGTGGGGTGCCGCATGATCACGGTTGACTCTAAGCCGAAATCCGAGGGGTTTTATCTGAAATACGGCTTCCAGAGGGCTTTGATGAAAAAGAAAAAGGATACGATCCCTCTCTACCGTGACTTCTATCGGTCCTACCAGGAAGCCGAGAGGAGGATGAGTCCGCCGCTGTCTGTTTTCGATGGCGGCGGCCGTCGAGAGCCTTGA
- a CDS encoding PhzF family phenazine biosynthesis protein: MKRYRFKKIDAFAVAGSSGNPAGYVRLSPGEEITDRDMQQIARELKGFVSETGFLREGTPGECDLSIRYFSCEREVEFCGHATIAIMDDVVRSDDRFRNRESLRLRTNRGVVTVLNRTGEDGMVYIRAPEPEFSDTRPEIRETAAALALDVRDIDPAIPIGVVNAGLDTLLVPLASLDACIRCSPDYATLRAFSLSHAVDVVVVYTRETAFPGHDLHSRVFAPTFGYLEDPATGSGNAALGNFLIRQNLWKNRTLVIEQGPDRENPNIVRLLRPEDGGLMFGGGGRVRIDGEYVLSTGAPPGQPE, translated from the coding sequence ATGAAACGCTACCGGTTCAAGAAGATCGATGCCTTTGCAGTCGCCGGGTCGTCGGGAAACCCCGCGGGATACGTCCGCCTCTCCCCCGGGGAGGAGATCACCGACCGCGATATGCAGCAGATCGCCCGCGAACTGAAGGGTTTTGTCTCGGAAACCGGCTTTCTCCGTGAAGGCACGCCGGGCGAGTGCGACCTCTCGATACGCTACTTCTCCTGCGAGCGGGAGGTCGAGTTCTGCGGCCACGCGACGATAGCCATCATGGACGACGTGGTGCGTAGCGACGACCGGTTCAGGAACCGGGAGAGCCTCCGCCTCCGGACGAACAGAGGTGTCGTCACGGTCCTGAACCGGACGGGCGAGGACGGCATGGTCTACATCCGGGCTCCCGAACCGGAGTTCTCCGACACACGCCCCGAGATCAGAGAGACCGCCGCCGCGCTCGCACTTGACGTCCGGGATATCGATCCCGCGATACCCATAGGCGTCGTGAACGCCGGCCTCGATACCCTGCTCGTCCCCCTCGCCTCGCTCGACGCCTGCATCCGGTGCTCTCCGGACTACGCGACGCTCCGTGCGTTCTCCCTCTCCCATGCCGTCGACGTGGTCGTCGTCTACACCCGCGAGACGGCCTTTCCAGGGCACGACCTGCACAGCCGGGTCTTCGCCCCGACGTTCGGGTACCTGGAAGACCCAGCGACCGGTTCGGGGAACGCCGCCCTCGGAAACTTCCTCATCCGGCAGAACCTCTGGAAGAACCGGACGCTCGTCATCGAGCAGGGGCCGGACCGGGAGAACCCGAACATCGTCCGCCTGCTCCGCCCCGAAGACGGTGGGCTCATGTTCGGTGGGGGAGGCCGGGTGCGGATCGACGGGGAATACGTCCTTTCTACAGGAGCTCCCCCCGGGCAACCGGAATGA
- a CDS encoding radical SAM protein translates to MAYRHLFGPVPSRRLGVSLGVDLVPQKTCAYNCVYCECGRTTSLTCERREYVPTGRVIAELDDFLAKGPDLDYVTFAGSGEPTLHAGIGEIIACIKDRHPRYRVAVLTGSALLADPDVRAALMRADLVVPSLDAVSEEVFSRINRPTPGITAEQVLEGLLDFASEYPGEIRLEVFIVPGINDTKEEIRLLKDAVAAINPDRVQVNTLDRPGTDIRVRPASIGALERIAAVLGGEVIGAACTDRALPPVSGDLAESILATIRRRPCTAADLAALLGIRPAEVAKHLRVLESGGLIEPVREERGVFYRPV, encoded by the coding sequence ATGGCATACCGTCATCTCTTCGGCCCGGTCCCCTCCCGGCGGCTGGGCGTCTCGCTTGGGGTAGACCTGGTGCCGCAGAAGACCTGCGCCTACAACTGCGTCTACTGCGAGTGCGGGCGGACGACCAGCCTCACCTGCGAACGGCGCGAGTACGTCCCGACCGGCCGGGTCATCGCGGAGCTTGACGACTTCCTCGCGAAGGGGCCGGATCTCGACTACGTCACGTTCGCCGGCTCCGGGGAACCGACGCTTCACGCCGGGATCGGGGAGATCATCGCCTGCATCAAAGACCGGCATCCCCGCTACCGGGTCGCGGTCCTGACAGGGAGCGCGCTCCTCGCGGACCCGGATGTCCGGGCCGCCCTCATGCGGGCCGACCTCGTGGTGCCGTCGCTCGACGCCGTCTCCGAAGAGGTCTTCTCAAGGATCAACCGCCCCACTCCCGGCATCACCGCCGAACAGGTGCTTGAGGGGCTGCTCGACTTCGCCTCCGAGTATCCCGGCGAGATCCGGCTCGAGGTCTTCATCGTCCCTGGCATCAACGACACGAAAGAGGAGATCCGGCTCCTCAAAGACGCCGTCGCGGCAATCAATCCCGACCGCGTCCAGGTGAACACCCTGGACCGGCCCGGCACCGATATCCGGGTGAGGCCGGCGTCCATTGGGGCGCTCGAACGGATCGCGGCGGTGCTCGGCGGTGAGGTGATCGGGGCGGCCTGCACCGACCGGGCGCTGCCGCCGGTGAGCGGGGATCTCGCAGAGTCGATCCTCGCGACCATCCGGCGCCGGCCCTGCACGGCCGCGGATCTCGCCGCACTCCTCGGCATCCGCCCGGCCGAGGTCGCGAAACACCTCAGGGTCCTCGAGTCCGGCGGGCTGATCGAGCCCGTGCGCGAGGAGAGAGGCGTATTCTACCGGCCGGTCTGA
- a CDS encoding transglutaminase-like domain-containing protein, with protein sequence MRYHAITALLVASVLLLIAAAGCIATTDEKNNTVAPADEAYARGLAEYGAANYRVAEERFAEAYALYTAAGDTNKALTARNAIFQANRTYTEYQFDRSAAEAALRERVPGITDAAIAEWLDTRAQKLVSENETLYFYDVAGNYLYAHPDEMQKQTVSGVDFDYIGRYAWAEDRPEHGPYVNPVRYAGVERLEIPHEALPSTGTLRIWLPLPVETDAQRNVTVTNLSCPDFIVAGPFTTGPIGYVYYEVPAGAVNGDLVITADIAFTSYEQIFEDIDPALVGEYNTSDPEYLLYTKSERNIEITDAVRERALQIVGNETNPHLQAQMIYYHIIKTYPYSHVPHASLDAREPKVAESTHMFETGHGDCGTQSMLFAAFCRSLGIPARALGGYQMIMSETPGGHFWSEYYLPGYGWVPNDLTVAEAADWVVIPEEKRTAFKEYYATNLDSARLVIQKNVDAPMDPALPDDAVFFRLVKQYPAIASDTADYDIDLYSMGCFGISLTAVE encoded by the coding sequence ATGAGATATCATGCGATCACCGCTCTCCTGGTTGCCTCCGTCCTGCTCCTCATCGCTGCAGCAGGATGCATCGCCACAACGGACGAGAAGAACAATACTGTTGCACCGGCCGACGAGGCCTACGCCCGGGGGCTCGCCGAATACGGAGCCGCCAACTACCGGGTCGCCGAAGAACGATTTGCCGAGGCCTACGCCCTCTACACGGCCGCCGGCGATACGAATAAGGCGCTGACGGCGAGGAATGCCATCTTCCAGGCGAACCGGACGTATACTGAGTACCAGTTCGACCGTAGCGCCGCAGAGGCGGCGCTGCGGGAGAGGGTTCCCGGGATCACCGATGCTGCGATAGCCGAATGGCTGGATACTCGCGCCCAGAAACTTGTCTCGGAGAACGAGACGCTCTACTTCTACGACGTCGCCGGGAACTACCTCTACGCGCACCCCGACGAGATGCAGAAGCAGACCGTGAGTGGTGTGGACTTCGACTACATCGGTCGGTATGCCTGGGCGGAGGACCGTCCGGAGCACGGGCCATACGTGAACCCGGTCCGCTACGCGGGGGTCGAGCGGCTCGAGATCCCGCACGAGGCGCTCCCCTCGACGGGTACCTTAAGGATCTGGCTCCCGCTCCCGGTCGAGACGGACGCGCAGAGGAACGTCACCGTCACGAACCTCTCGTGCCCCGACTTCATCGTCGCCGGCCCGTTCACCACCGGTCCCATCGGCTACGTCTACTATGAGGTCCCGGCCGGGGCGGTCAACGGCGACCTCGTCATCACGGCGGATATCGCGTTCACCTCCTACGAGCAGATCTTCGAGGATATCGACCCGGCGCTGGTCGGGGAGTACAACACGAGCGATCCCGAGTACCTGCTCTACACGAAGTCCGAGCGAAACATCGAGATCACGGATGCCGTCCGGGAGAGGGCGCTCCAGATCGTCGGGAACGAGACGAACCCGCACCTGCAGGCGCAGATGATCTACTACCACATCATAAAGACCTACCCCTACAGCCACGTTCCGCACGCCTCGCTCGATGCCCGCGAGCCCAAGGTCGCCGAGTCGACCCATATGTTCGAGACCGGTCACGGCGACTGCGGCACCCAGAGCATGCTCTTCGCCGCATTCTGCCGGTCGCTCGGGATCCCCGCCCGTGCCCTCGGCGGCTACCAGATGATCATGAGTGAGACGCCCGGCGGCCACTTCTGGTCGGAGTACTACCTCCCCGGCTACGGCTGGGTCCCGAACGACCTGACGGTTGCCGAGGCGGCCGACTGGGTCGTCATCCCCGAGGAGAAGCGGACCGCGTTCAAGGAGTACTATGCCACGAACCTCGACTCCGCACGCCTCGTCATCCAGAAGAACGTCGACGCCCCGATGGACCCGGCCCTGCCCGACGACGCTGTCTTCTTCAGGCTCGTCAAGCAATACCCGGCGATCGCCTCAGATACGGCGGACTACGACATTGATCTCTATAGCATGGGGTGTTTCGGGATCAGTCTTACGGCTGTCGAGTGA
- the hypD gene encoding hydrogenase formation protein HypD, whose amino-acid sequence MAVGKDILKTLHALVDRDITLMHICGTHEAAIARAGLRSVLPEGLKIVMGPGCPVCITPQGEIDAALDLVERDCTIATYGDLLRVPGSKGSLESSGGDIRVVQGVHKAVEIARREPDREVVFISVGFETTAPTVAATILSRPPENFSILSCHRLVPPAMAWLLAQGEASLDGFILPGHVCAVMGYEEYEQFPAPQVVAGFEPEDILLGLLMAVQQVREGAHRVENAYPRVVTREGNVKAKRLMYEVFEPYDVEWRGFPVIPASGLRLKPEFEGYDAQKKYDIEIRHVDKHSACICDKVLRGIARPSDCKLFGKVCTPRTPVGPCMVSHEGACKIWHLYESRRA is encoded by the coding sequence ATGGCGGTTGGTAAGGATATACTCAAGACACTGCACGCGCTCGTCGACCGGGATATCACCCTCATGCACATCTGCGGCACCCACGAGGCGGCGATAGCCCGCGCCGGACTCCGGAGCGTCCTTCCCGAGGGGCTCAAGATCGTGATGGGGCCGGGCTGCCCGGTCTGCATCACGCCGCAGGGCGAGATCGATGCCGCGCTCGACCTGGTGGAGCGGGACTGCACCATCGCCACCTACGGCGACCTGCTGCGTGTCCCGGGGTCGAAGGGATCGCTCGAGTCGAGCGGCGGGGACATCCGGGTGGTGCAGGGCGTCCACAAGGCGGTGGAGATCGCCCGGAGGGAACCCGACCGGGAGGTCGTCTTCATATCGGTCGGGTTCGAGACCACCGCGCCGACGGTCGCCGCCACGATCCTCTCCCGCCCGCCGGAGAACTTCTCCATCCTCTCGTGCCACCGGCTCGTCCCGCCGGCGATGGCGTGGCTCCTCGCCCAGGGGGAGGCATCGCTCGACGGGTTCATCCTCCCGGGGCACGTCTGTGCGGTGATGGGCTACGAGGAGTACGAGCAGTTCCCCGCCCCGCAGGTCGTCGCGGGGTTCGAGCCGGAGGACATCCTCCTCGGTCTCCTGATGGCGGTGCAGCAGGTCCGCGAGGGGGCGCACCGGGTCGAGAACGCCTATCCGCGCGTGGTCACCCGGGAAGGGAACGTCAAGGCGAAACGCCTGATGTACGAGGTCTTCGAGCCGTATGACGTCGAGTGGCGCGGATTCCCGGTGATCCCGGCCTCCGGCCTCCGCCTGAAACCGGAGTTCGAGGGCTACGACGCGCAGAAGAAGTACGATATCGAGATCCGGCACGTGGACAAGCACTCCGCCTGTATCTGCGACAAGGTGCTGCGCGGCATCGCCCGGCCGTCCGACTGCAAACTCTTCGGGAAGGTCTGCACCCCGCGCACCCCCGTCGGCCCCTGCATGGTCAGCCACGAAGGAGCCTGCAAGATCTGGCATCTCTACGAATCGCGGAGGGCGTGA
- a CDS encoding PAS domain-containing protein, translated as MPSEAPEDRDALREKIIGLGETSLHKSYYPELQSRLAELERFRALLDQTYDAIFLLRAETGMLADVSASVSAYLGYSKKELLRKPFIDLISPQQKARFAEFIRESSDMASESGQTFIAPLVARDGTEIPMEITVRSVTFGGERYVVAIARDITERIRTERELRIKESALESSTNGILIADPTGAVMYANRSFVAMFGYDGAGTIAGKNLGAFFADPTVGEKVTAHLLDDHAIVQETIGLRDDGSQFHIQISGSVVQNGAGQPLCIMLIVMDITERVLAEQMRRETYAQLGKNIEQFAILGDHIRNPLQVIVGYAEMIDDPFAEKILEESRRIDGFVTELDRGWLRSANVRQFLLRHGDGSSSARRVFFRFSNLNEEDP; from the coding sequence ATGCCTTCTGAAGCCCCTGAAGACCGGGATGCGCTCCGGGAGAAGATCATCGGCCTCGGGGAGACCTCCCTGCACAAGAGTTACTATCCCGAGCTGCAGAGCCGGCTTGCCGAACTCGAGCGGTTCCGGGCGCTGCTCGACCAGACCTACGACGCGATATTCCTGCTCCGCGCGGAGACCGGGATGCTTGCGGACGTCAGCGCATCCGTGAGTGCGTATCTCGGCTACTCGAAGAAGGAACTGCTCAGGAAACCGTTCATCGATCTGATCTCGCCGCAGCAGAAGGCCCGGTTTGCCGAATTCATCCGGGAGAGCAGCGATATGGCGTCCGAATCCGGGCAGACCTTCATCGCGCCGCTCGTAGCGCGGGATGGAACGGAGATCCCGATGGAGATCACCGTCCGGTCGGTCACCTTCGGCGGCGAGCGGTACGTCGTCGCGATTGCACGGGACATCACCGAGCGGATCCGCACCGAGCGCGAGCTCAGGATCAAGGAGAGCGCTCTCGAATCCTCGACGAACGGCATCCTCATCGCCGATCCCACCGGAGCGGTCATGTATGCCAACCGGAGTTTTGTCGCGATGTTCGGCTACGACGGGGCGGGCACGATCGCGGGGAAGAACCTGGGGGCGTTCTTCGCGGACCCCACTGTCGGGGAGAAGGTCACCGCCCACCTCCTCGACGACCATGCGATCGTGCAGGAGACGATCGGGCTGCGAGATGACGGCTCTCAGTTTCACATCCAGATATCGGGCAGCGTCGTGCAGAACGGTGCAGGGCAGCCGCTCTGCATCATGCTGATCGTCATGGACATCACCGAGCGCGTCCTCGCCGAGCAGATGAGACGGGAGACCTACGCACAGCTCGGGAAGAATATCGAGCAGTTTGCCATCCTCGGGGACCATATCAGGAATCCCCTGCAGGTGATCGTGGGGTATGCGGAGATGATCGACGACCCGTTTGCAGAGAAGATCCTCGAAGAGTCGCGCCGGATTGACGGTTTCGTCACCGAGCTCGACCGGGGATGGCTCAGGTCGGCGAACGTCAGGCAGTTCCTGCTACGGCACGGCGATGGTTCCAGTTCCGCCCGGAGGGTGTTTTTCCGCTTTTCGAACCTGAACGAAGAAGACCCTTGA
- a CDS encoding zinc ribbon domain-containing protein codes for MAAAVESLDTPLAEDAVLRVTVLATCSCCGAILREGDRFCTGCGTPQTMEAAAERLGDLLAKDAGIARDDPRLQAALARVRNEEPEAWNALLKKIGPRATA; via the coding sequence ATGGCGGCGGCCGTCGAGAGCCTTGATACGCCCCTGGCGGAGGATGCTGTTCTGCGGGTGACGGTGCTGGCGACCTGCTCATGCTGTGGCGCTATCCTGAGAGAAGGGGATCGCTTCTGCACCGGGTGCGGGACGCCGCAGACGATGGAGGCCGCGGCCGAGCGCCTGGGCGACCTGCTCGCGAAAGACGCCGGAATCGCCCGGGACGATCCCCGGCTGCAGGCGGCGCTTGCCCGCGTCCGCAACGAGGAGCCGGAGGCGTGGAACGCCTTATTGAAGAAGATCGGCCCGCGGGCGACGGCATAA
- a CDS encoding PhzF family phenazine biosynthesis protein, producing the protein MTMRYYIVDVFAERRYAGNPLAVVLDAGALSDTAMQAIAREMHLSETAFVRSGGGEDRAYDVRIFTPEHEVPFAGHPALGTAYVIREEVLQEPVPEVRLNLAAGQIPVSFAPDGIAWMRQNPPVFTGEFSPDTLAGVLSLPETAIDPRFPVEEVSTGLPFIIVPVRSLESVRRATIDRDAYEALIRTTAAKAVFIFCPEPYRPENTFNARVFADHFGVPEDPATGSANGCLAGYLLRHGYFSGDSLDIRVEQGCEIHRPSLIRCRAARRGESIAVQVGGRVIPVARGELL; encoded by the coding sequence ATGACCATGCGTTACTACATCGTCGATGTCTTCGCGGAGAGGAGGTATGCCGGCAACCCGCTCGCCGTGGTGCTGGACGCCGGAGCGCTCTCCGATACGGCCATGCAGGCGATTGCCCGGGAGATGCACCTCTCCGAGACCGCGTTCGTCCGGTCGGGCGGGGGAGAAGACCGTGCCTATGACGTGCGCATCTTCACGCCGGAGCACGAGGTTCCCTTCGCCGGGCACCCGGCGCTCGGCACGGCCTACGTGATCCGGGAGGAAGTCCTGCAGGAACCCGTCCCCGAGGTCCGGCTGAACCTTGCGGCAGGGCAGATTCCGGTCTCGTTTGCCCCCGATGGGATCGCCTGGATGCGGCAGAACCCGCCGGTCTTCACCGGAGAGTTCTCCCCGGATACGCTCGCGGGCGTCCTTTCGCTCCCGGAAACCGCGATCGATCCCCGCTTCCCGGTCGAGGAGGTCTCCACGGGGCTCCCGTTCATCATCGTCCCGGTGAGGAGCCTTGAATCCGTACGGCGGGCGACGATCGATCGCGACGCCTACGAAGCCCTCATCCGCACGACGGCGGCAAAAGCCGTCTTCATCTTCTGCCCGGAACCCTACCGGCCGGAGAACACGTTCAACGCACGGGTCTTCGCCGACCACTTCGGCGTCCCGGAAGATCCGGCGACCGGCAGCGCGAACGGGTGCCTTGCCGGCTACCTCCTCCGGCACGGCTACTTCTCCGGCGATTCGCTTGATATCCGCGTGGAGCAGGGTTGCGAGATACACCGCCCGTCCCTGATCCGTTGCAGGGCGGCGCGGCGCGGGGAGTCCATTGCGGTGCAGGTCGGCGGCAGGGTCATTCCGGTTGCCCGGGGGGAGCTCCTGTAG
- the ercA gene encoding alcohol dehydrogenase-like regulatory protein ErcA → MIQRSQLDLRKFVTPEFICGHGALRLAGRYARNFGMRHVLLVTDPGVRAAGWAGAVGESLTEAGVSFTVFDAISPNPRSRQVMAGKEAYLAEECNGIVTVGGGSPMDCAKGIGIASSSMRDILTFEGVDRVPVPAPPLICIPTTAGSSADVSQFAIITDEERKRKIAIVSKTLVPDISLLDPGPLTTMPRELTADAGMDTLSHAVEAYVSNASSPMTDVHALEAIRLITSALPAVLEEPDDLDLRFSTLLASLHAGLAFSNASLGAVHAMAHSLGGAYDLVHGRCNALLLEHVMAANYEAASDRYERIGAIIGRGESTPAEKVAVFRRALGVTETLAEVGVREDAIPALAEAAYNDPCMVTNPRSLTCDEIERIYMHAF, encoded by the coding sequence ATGATCCAGAGAAGCCAGCTTGACCTGAGAAAATTTGTAACTCCTGAATTTATCTGCGGGCACGGTGCACTGCGCCTCGCCGGCCGGTATGCCCGCAACTTCGGGATGAGGCATGTCCTCCTCGTCACCGATCCGGGCGTCCGGGCCGCCGGCTGGGCGGGTGCCGTCGGGGAGAGCCTGACCGAAGCGGGGGTCTCGTTCACCGTCTTTGACGCTATCTCTCCAAACCCCCGCTCCCGGCAGGTTATGGCGGGTAAGGAAGCATACCTCGCTGAGGAGTGCAACGGCATCGTCACCGTCGGCGGGGGGAGCCCGATGGACTGCGCCAAGGGTATCGGGATAGCGAGTTCCAGCATGCGGGATATCCTCACGTTCGAGGGCGTCGACCGGGTCCCGGTCCCGGCGCCGCCGCTCATCTGCATCCCGACGACCGCCGGAAGTTCCGCCGACGTCTCCCAGTTCGCCATCATCACGGACGAAGAGCGAAAGCGGAAGATCGCCATCGTCTCTAAAACGCTCGTCCCCGACATCTCCCTGCTCGATCCCGGACCCCTGACGACGATGCCGCGGGAACTGACCGCGGATGCCGGCATGGATACCCTCAGCCATGCGGTCGAGGCCTACGTCTCGAACGCCAGTTCCCCGATGACCGACGTGCATGCCCTGGAGGCGATACGACTCATCACGAGCGCACTGCCTGCGGTTCTGGAGGAGCCGGACGACCTGGACCTGCGGTTCTCGACCCTCCTTGCCAGCCTTCACGCCGGGCTTGCATTCTCGAACGCAAGCCTCGGGGCCGTGCACGCGATGGCGCACTCCCTCGGGGGAGCCTACGACCTTGTGCACGGGCGGTGCAACGCACTGCTCCTCGAGCACGTGATGGCGGCCAACTACGAGGCGGCATCCGACCGCTACGAGCGGATTGGCGCGATCATCGGAAGAGGAGAGTCGACCCCGGCGGAGAAGGTGGCGGTGTTTCGGAGGGCGCTCGGGGTCACCGAAACCCTCGCCGAGGTCGGCGTCCGGGAGGACGCGATTCCCGCCCTTGCCGAAGCGGCGTACAACGATCCCTGTATGGTAACCAACCCGCGCAGTCTCACCTGCGACGAGATCGAACGGATTTATATGCATGCCTTCTGA